DNA sequence from the Paenibacillus azoreducens genome:
TCAAATTTTTCAAGTCGATGCTGAGTAAATCATACAAACTGACGTTCAGCGACTGCAGGAAAAAATCAGTCTTTGAAATCGCATACAAGGCGAAGTTGTAAGCAGACAGCTTGTCCTTAAGACTTTGCACCAATATGAATAGCTGTTCCAGGCTGTCATGAATGAGGACTGGGTCGTAATTGACGGTGGCCGCGAACATTTTCTCCATGATTTGCTCAAGGTCCAGCGATTGTTTGACGATTTCACCCTCCGTCTGTTCCATCGTAATTACCCGGCATTTGCCGATAAACATTTTCGTTGCAAGCGCCTCACTGGCTTTTAGATAAGAGTGAGGAGCATCTTGCAGGGAATCGACCGTTGAACCAAGTCCAACCGTGATGGTCAAGTTGGAATGGCTGCGGACATGATCAACCAAAGTCTGCATCGTTTCCGCAGGATCGAGTTCGCAGCCTCCCATAACAATAACGATCTTATCATCTCCCGTCTTGCAATAAATCCCCAGTTGCCTTACTTGAATAAAATCGCTGATCAAGCGAAATACATGATCAATAGCAAATCTCCGCTGATCGTCTGAAAACGCCTTCAATTTCCACGCCATATCGTCCAATTCAATAATGCTGACGCAGCATTGTCCGCCATGCCAGAAGAAGCCCCATTGTTCAAGAAAACGGTAGAGCTTACTGTATTCGATCGTTCCCCGCAGCCACTGATACATCATTTCATTTTGCAGCAGCGGAATTGATGAGTCCATTTCCTCTTCCTTTTTCATTTGTTCCCGTTCGTATTTCAATTGTTCTCTGACAAGCTGCAATGTGTTTAGCAGCTCTTGATCATCCACTGGTTTTAGAATGTAGGAACTGGCATTCATTGTGATCGCTTTTTTCGCATATTGAAAATCGTCATAAGCGCTAATAAAAATAATTTTCAGATGGGGAAACAAGCTTCTTGCCTGCTCGGCCAGCTCCAATCCGGACATCATCGGCATTTGAATGTCGGTGATCAGAATATCCACATGCTTTTCCTGCAACAGGTTCAAGGCGGCCCCTCCCCCATGCACGGTTCCAACGATGACCATGTCAAGCTGTTCCCATGGCGTAAAACGTTGCAATACTTCCAAGTCCAACTGTTCATCGTCTACAAGCAATACGTTATTCATAGCAATCAGTCCTTATATGAATGAATGAGTATTCAAATTATAGCATTGCTCTTCCATTCGACAAACCTAAAGTCATTTGTAAATCCTCTTCATTCAGATCTAAATGAACACATACTTTTGTATGGAATTAGTCTTGATCAGAAACGGTTTCAGACTTCACTTCATCACTCCACTCACTATAACCAGCAAAGTTTTTAGCCCTTATCCTTACCGTATGGCTGGAGCGCGGCGCAAGACCTGTTTGCGAGAAATCACTAGTAACATTACTTATCACTCTGTCATCAAACATCATGTCGTATTGTAGTGCTCCTGGTGAATCATCCCATTTAATATTTAGAATGGATGCATTTTCAGCCACAACAGTCAAATTTTCTGGAATGGGAGATATTTGAGGGAATTCTCCTGAACCAAACATAAACCAGTTCAGTTTGCACATATTGTGACATGCACCATGAAACACAAGATATACCTTTTGGATTCCAGCAACTTTTTTAGTAAGGTCACTCTTCACATTGACATACTGATCGATATCACCCGTATTTGGAATATGAAGTGTACTTATTAACTCGCCATTCATGCGATCAAGTCTAACTTCAATCGTGCCTCCTGTTAAGGAACTTGCTACTCGCACATTAAACCATGCTGCATCACCAGCACCGAAATCAACTTGATCATACTGCAGCCAATCTCCGTCTTTAAGATTCGATATACTTAAATTATAGTCACAGTTCGGATCATCACATGTCCATTCTGTTTTTGAGTTGATTTGCAGTTCCTTATCTGAAACAAACTTTTGATCGTCATAGCGCTCAGCATCAATTTTTCTATTTAATCCAAAGAGGTTACCCTGATGTTCTGTCGTTGTCAGTTCAAAGGAATCAACATCTACATATCCACCAAGCTTTATTGTTGCATAATTGAAAATACCAAATCGCATTCCGACATAGGTTCCGTAACGCATATCGTATCTTCCGCCAAGTCTAGTAAAGTGAATACCATCTAGACTATATGAGAACTCCATTCGATATTCATGTCTTGGAGTCTCAGCTCTCAACCACACATCTATAATCCCTGCAGATAGACTCATGGATGCATGTTCTGTCAAATTATCATGAATAACGATCGATTTATGACCATCCACATTTTTGATCCCGATGAAGGTAAAACCTTTTTGTATTAAACATAGACCTGCCGTATCGCCATCGGCCATAAAACTCACATCTAGCTTAACAGTCCCTATACAATCAGGACCCACTACCCTCTGTGTAAGCGTATTTCTTGCGTAGGTTAAGTTATTTGTTACGCTTGAAGTTTTAAGTCTCATATACCCTGGTCTTTCATCGAGACACCATTTCCCATTATCCGGATTGTGATTCCATTGCCATTGCAACCCGAGCTTATTCGTGCTAAAGTCATCCGAAGCTTGCAGCGCTTTGGGTTGGGCAGGCTCTAAATTGGGAATATTAGGCTTTCGATGTGTAACAACAGCCTTCTCCCCATCTACCTGCCCCATGTATGGCCAACCATTCTTCCATGTCACGGGCTGCAGTGTAGGAACTCTTCCCAGTTTGGATCTATCTTGGAATATGATTGCCCACCATTCTGAAGCCCCATTTTCCTGAGGAACATCGACAATCCCTCCCTGATGAATGCCGTTCCCCCAGAAGTTCATGAAGCTTGTCATGATATCTTCCACTTCATAAGGTCCATTGGCTAAGTCCTTTGTTCGAATGGCAACTTCTTTTTTGGAACCATGCTTCCAAATTGGCGTTGTTAGAATATAGTAGAAGCCATTGATTTTATATACATGTGCGCCTTCATTATATCCATTGTAACGATGACCAGGGCATGGATAAGAATAGATCTTCTTACCGTTTCTTCTGGCACCAGGTTCTCTCTTGGATAGGATCGATAGCTGCCCTGTTTCATCGTCTACGATCTCTAACTCACTAAGATAGAGTTCTCCTTGACCATGTACGACATAGATTTTTCCATCATCGTCAAAAAATAACCCTGGATCATAAAGTTCATCTTCCAGTTTAAACAGTGTCCAAGGCCCTTTCGCACAATATGCAATACTTACATATGCGGTATCATCATTGATATTAAACATGAGGTAAAATTTACCGTTGTGATACCGTAAGCTTGTTGCCCATGGACCTTCATCGTACACATCGCCGTTGATAAGGTCGTATCTGTCGCCTTCCATTCGATCTACGGCATAACTTTCATATTCCCAATTCACTAAGTCTTTGGAACTCATAATGGGACACCCCGGAAATAAATGCATGCTTGTTGAAGACATGTAGTATGTGTCACCAACTCTGATAACATCATTATCCGGATAGTCGCCCCACATTATTGGATTAGTATAGGTACCATTTCCATTGTCAGCAATCCATCCATACGTAGATGTACATGTAGGAGTCGTAATATCCGTAACTTTTCTTCTCATCGTTCAAAGTACCTCCAATTTTATAAGGAATCATTACATAGTTCAATAAGAGTTGGCAATCAGTCCTTATAAAAAAATGAAGTTATCTGCTGTTCATTTTATTCTTCGATGCGCAGTCTAATCATCAGATGCATCCCTACAGTTCTCAACTAAACTTGGACAAGTAGCTTCTTATAGAAATCATCAAGCTCGATCGATTGGCCATTATTTAATCGGGACTGTTCCGCTGCAAACGCCATAAGATGGCTGCGGACCGAAGCCGATGCGGACGTTAGGCCCTCGCTACCATTGTAGCCGCACACTTCCTTCAGGAAGCTCCGAACAATGCCGCTGTCTCCGCCCCCATGCCCCGACGTCTGCTCTGGGATTTGAATCTCAGTGTTTTCGTGGGTAACGAAATCCATAACCTTGATTTTGCCTTCCTCGCCGCGAATTTCACCCTTTGTACCCATAATCTGAATGCGCCGTTCCTGATGTCGAGTAAATCCGCACATACTGAATGTTGCAGTTGCACCGCCTGTGAATTCCATGTTGACGACTTGATGGTCCACTACATTGTTATCGCTCTTGTAGACACAACGACCGTAATTTGTTTCCTTTAAGCCCTTCACAATGTTTTCCCGCGTAAGATCTTCGGTAAAATGCCGCGCCCAAGCTTGCCCTTCGCCTAAGTAGAAGCGTGGCGCCG
Encoded proteins:
- a CDS encoding response regulator, with the translated sequence MNNVLLVDDEQLDLEVLQRFTPWEQLDMVIVGTVHGGGAALNLLQEKHVDILITDIQMPMMSGLELAEQARSLFPHLKIIFISAYDDFQYAKKAITMNASSYILKPVDDQELLNTLQLVREQLKYEREQMKKEEEMDSSIPLLQNEMMYQWLRGTIEYSKLYRFLEQWGFFWHGGQCCVSIIELDDMAWKLKAFSDDQRRFAIDHVFRLISDFIQVRQLGIYCKTGDDKIVIVMGGCELDPAETMQTLVDHVRSHSNLTITVGLGSTVDSLQDAPHSYLKASEALATKMFIGKCRVITMEQTEGEIVKQSLDLEQIMEKMFAATVNYDPVLIHDSLEQLFILVQSLKDKLSAYNFALYAISKTDFFLQSLNVSLYDLLSIDLKNLNVLYDFETIDDIKSWLRRQVYEVSEHLHNKRKNPNRKLIDEIERYVEANLETSLQLRNVAKVFGFSPNYLGYLFKEVTDEQFGDFVTRKRMEKARQFLQDPKLKIFEAAHLVGYQNLTMFSRHFKQSFGLPPADYRKQGQGSK
- a CDS encoding family 43 glycosylhydrolase: MRRKVTDITTPTCTSTYGWIADNGNGTYTNPIMWGDYPDNDVIRVGDTYYMSSTSMHLFPGCPIMSSKDLVNWEYESYAVDRMEGDRYDLINGDVYDEGPWATSLRYHNGKFYLMFNINDDTAYVSIAYCAKGPWTLFKLEDELYDPGLFFDDDGKIYVVHGQGELYLSELEIVDDETGQLSILSKREPGARRNGKKIYSYPCPGHRYNGYNEGAHVYKINGFYYILTTPIWKHGSKKEVAIRTKDLANGPYEVEDIMTSFMNFWGNGIHQGGIVDVPQENGASEWWAIIFQDRSKLGRVPTLQPVTWKNGWPYMGQVDGEKAVVTHRKPNIPNLEPAQPKALQASDDFSTNKLGLQWQWNHNPDNGKWCLDERPGYMRLKTSSVTNNLTYARNTLTQRVVGPDCIGTVKLDVSFMADGDTAGLCLIQKGFTFIGIKNVDGHKSIVIHDNLTEHASMSLSAGIIDVWLRAETPRHEYRMEFSYSLDGIHFTRLGGRYDMRYGTYVGMRFGIFNYATIKLGGYVDVDSFELTTTEHQGNLFGLNRKIDAERYDDQKFVSDKELQINSKTEWTCDDPNCDYNLSISNLKDGDWLQYDQVDFGAGDAAWFNVRVASSLTGGTIEVRLDRMNGELISTLHIPNTGDIDQYVNVKSDLTKKVAGIQKVYLVFHGACHNMCKLNWFMFGSGEFPQISPIPENLTVVAENASILNIKWDDSPGALQYDMMFDDRVISNVTSDFSQTGLAPRSSHTVRIRAKNFAGYSEWSDEVKSETVSDQD